The window CCCGGTCTCTACCTCGCCGGGATGGCCCAGGTCTTCCCCGAGGACCGGGGCACCAACTACGCCGTCCGCGGCGGGCGGCAGGCCGCCCTCCTGATGGCCGAACACCTCCAACACGCCGTCCGCGAGCGGCCGCAGCCCTCACCGGAACGCGGCCGGCGCCAGGAGACGAACCCGAACACCGACGGAGCAGCCCATGAGTGACCTCATCACCTTCGACGAGTGCGCCACCCTCGGGATCGAGCGGATCCACGAGCTGTACGGCGCGCACGTCAGCCGCAGCCAGGTCGCGCTGATCGGCTCCTTCGGCTTCGGCCGCGACCTGGTGGACCACGCCGAGGGCGCCTGGATCCACCTGGTCGGCGGGCGGCGGATCCTGGACTTCACCGGCGGCGTCGGCGTCCTGAACCACGGCCACAACCACCCCCGGATCCTCGCCGTCCGCGACCGCTTCCGGCAGGAGGGCCGGATGGAGGTGCACAAGAACTACTTCTCCCCGTACGTGGCCGCGCTCGGCCACAACCTGGCCGCCCTGCTGCCCGGTGACCTGAACGTGAGCTACTTCCCCAACTCCGGTGCGGAGGCGGTGGAGGGCGCCGTCAAGCTCGCCTACAAGTACCACGGCGGGCGGCGCGGGACGGTGCTGCACACCGACATCGCCTTCCACGGCAAGCTCCTGGGCGCCGGCAGCCTGACCGCCTCCCCGGAGATCCACTTCCCGTTCCCGGAGATCCCCGGCACCGACTCCTTCGCCTTCGGCGACCTGGACTCCTTCACCGCGGCCCTGGACCGGCACCGCGGGTCCGACGGCGGCTGCGACGTCTACGCGGTGGTCCTGGAGCCGTTCAGCGCGTCCAGCCTGCGCGAGTGCTCCCCGGAGTTCCTGCGCGAGGTGCGCCGGATCTGCACCGAACTCGACGTCGTGCTGGTCTTCGACGAGGTCTACACGGGCTGGGGCCGGACCGGGGAG of the Kitasatospora sp. NBC_01246 genome contains:
- a CDS encoding aspartate aminotransferase family protein, with product MSDLITFDECATLGIERIHELYGAHVSRSQVALIGSFGFGRDLVDHAEGAWIHLVGGRRILDFTGGVGVLNHGHNHPRILAVRDRFRQEGRMEVHKNYFSPYVAALGHNLAALLPGDLNVSYFPNSGAEAVEGAVKLAYKYHGGRRGTVLHTDIAFHGKLLGAGSLTASPEIHFPFPEIPGTDSFAFGDLDSFTAALDRHRGSDGGCDVYAVVLEPFSASSLRECSPEFLREVRRICTELDVVLVFDEVYTGWGRTGELFHFMHHPGLVPDVLAMSKSFGGGKASISCYVAREPVFRKAYDNLADATLHSTTYYGFGEETATALEAVAVAVDEDFPGRAGRIGAQLGAGLSELVERHPRLVAGTRGRGALHGLLLRGGPQIPDRIRAALPGSFAKDPRALPKLLTAAVIAALYRDHGVLTYYGSNREIALIASPPLVAGPEEVDLFLTALDQVLAQGASRLLAGFVKEKVTA